GTTCCGCGCCGCAGGGCCTGGCGTATGCCGCGGAACCGACCGACAGCCAGGACTATGGCGGAGATGTCTTCGCCTTCATGATCAACGGCGCGAAGGAACGCGCGCCGGCGGCCGCGATGGCGCTCGCCGAAATACTGGAGGGATTGCAATGAGAATACCGTCGTCGCTGCCGCTGTGCGCGTTGATCCTGGCATTGGCGGGGGCGATCCCCACCGGCGCAGTGGCCCAGACGCCCGAACAGGTGGCGGAGGCTGCGCTGGATGCCGCGCCGGTGTTCGACGGTCATAACGACGTCCCCATTCAGCTGCGGTCACGCTGGCGCAACATGATCGGCGATTTCGATTTCGTCGATACGACAGATACCGGCAGCGACCACGCGGATGGCCGCACGATGCACACCGACCTGACGCGCCTGCGCGAGGGGAAAGTCGGGGCGCAGTTCTGGTCGGTTTATGTATCGGCGGCAATGGACGAGCCGGAAGCGGTGCAGGCGACGATCGAACAGATCGACGTGACCCGCCGCCTGATCGACCGCTATCCCGACCGGCTCGCGCTCGCGCTGACGGCCGAGGATGTCGAACGCGCGGTGAAGGAGGGCAAGATCGCCTCGCTGATGGGGATGGAAGGCGGCCACTCGATCGGATCGAGCCTGGCCGTTCTGCGCCAGATGCACGCTATTGGCGCGCGCTATCTGACGCTCACCCATTCGCGCAACACGCCCTGGGCCGACAGCGCGACCGACGATCCCGAACATGACGGATTGACCGACTTCGGCCGGCAGGTCGTGCGCGAGATGAACCGGCTCGGCATGCTCGTCGATCTCAGCCATGTGAGCGAAGCGACAATGGCCGACACGCTGGACGTCGCCGTCGCGCCGGTGATCTTCAGCCATTCGGGCGCACAGGCGGTCAACGGCCATTCGCGCAATGTGCCCGATACGATCCTGCGCCGCCTGCCGGAGAACGGCGGGGTGGTCATGGTCGTCGGCCTGCCCGGTTATCTCAGCGAAGATATGCGTCAGTGGAACGCCCGGCGTCAGGCGGAGAAGGCGCGGCTTCAGTCGCTGTGGCAGGGGCGGCCCGACATGGCCGCCTCGGCGCTGGGCGAATGGGACGCGGCCAACCCCGCGCCGTCGGCGACCATCGCCGACATGGCGGACCATATCGATCACGTCCGCGACGTCGCCGGGATCGATTACATCGGGATCGGGGGCGATTACGACGGAATGCCGACGGGGCCCGTGGGTATGGAAGACGTAACGGGCTATCCCGCGCTGTTCGTGGAGCTGGCACGCCGCGGCTATAGCCAGGCCGATCTCGAAAAGATCGCGATGGGCAATGTTCTGCGAGTCATGCGT
The nucleotide sequence above comes from Pelagerythrobacter marensis. Encoded proteins:
- a CDS encoding dipeptidase — encoded protein: MRIPSSLPLCALILALAGAIPTGAVAQTPEQVAEAALDAAPVFDGHNDVPIQLRSRWRNMIGDFDFVDTTDTGSDHADGRTMHTDLTRLREGKVGAQFWSVYVSAAMDEPEAVQATIEQIDVTRRLIDRYPDRLALALTAEDVERAVKEGKIASLMGMEGGHSIGSSLAVLRQMHAIGARYLTLTHSRNTPWADSATDDPEHDGLTDFGRQVVREMNRLGMLVDLSHVSEATMADTLDVAVAPVIFSHSGAQAVNGHSRNVPDTILRRLPENGGVVMVVGLPGYLSEDMRQWNARRQAEKARLQSLWQGRPDMAASALGEWDAANPAPSATIADMADHIDHVRDVAGIDYIGIGGDYDGMPTGPVGMEDVTGYPALFVELARRGYSQADLEKIAMGNVLRVMRAAEAVAAQQANMPPIETPVPE